A window of the Ipomoea triloba cultivar NCNSP0323 chromosome 14, ASM357664v1 genome harbors these coding sequences:
- the LOC116005116 gene encoding uncharacterized protein LOC116005116 has translation MDVDAEPTMEETILVGDDLMMGPPSPIIPPEIASHVLEGVEMCDGILRNLFLCLQINEIEPFCQDEIILYQQCAEKRDKELRRRIQDSEHKLGLSMPLDLAKERAAQLESEVTSLDRRLILASGVEGMEGFRQRWSLHGRLMDTKKRLESLKQGMESRKEDEPTRNSPTRKKWFFW, from the exons ATGGATG TTGATGCTGAGCCAACTATGGAGGAAACCATTTTGGTGGGTGATGACCTAATGATGGGCCCTCCATCGCCAATCATTCCTCCAGAGATAGCATCTCATGTCCTTGAAGGTGTTGAAATGTGTGATGGAATCTTAAGGAATCTTTTCCTAT GCTTACAAATCAATGAAATCGAACCATTCTGTCAAGACGAGATTATCTTGTATCAACAATGTGCAGAGAAAAGG GATAAGGAGCTCAGACGACGGATTCAAGATAGTGAGCATAAATTAGGGTTGTCAATGCCTTTAGATCTTGCAAAAGAACGAGCTGCCCAGCTAGAATCAGAAGTCACATCACTGGATAG ACGTTTAATATTGGCAAGTGGAGTTGAAGGCATGGAAGGATTTCGACAGAGGTGGAGTCTCCACGGTCGCCTTATGGATACCAA GAAAAGGCTAGAGTCTCTGAAGCAGGGAATGGAGAGTAGAAAGGAGGATGAGCCAACCAGAAATTCCCCCACCAGAAAGAAATGGTTCTTCTGGTGA
- the LOC116004822 gene encoding pre-mRNA-splicing factor CWC22 homolog yields MDAENYRRDEEDHYENYRVSGREEERRREKERDRRVNNAGEENHKNEDSKVSKQEGNMITQTGRRGGVYIPPFKLARMMKEIQDKSSVEYQRITWDALRKSINGLVNKVNNPNIKNIIPELFAENLIRGRGLFCRSCMKSQMASPGFTDVFAALVAVVNIRFPVVGNLLLRRIILQLQRAYKRNDKPQLLAAVKFIAHLVNQEVIHELIALELLAVLLENPSDDSVEVAVGFVTECGSMLQDLTPRGLHGIFERFRGILHEGEIDKRVQFLIEGLFALRKAKFQGYPAVRPELNLVEQVDQLTHEISFQDTIDPEIALDIFKPDSNFLENEKKYEELKTAILGEESEEEGNSHAESGDDDDDEEEEEEEDEEQMKLKDETETNLVNLRRTIYLTIMSTVGFDEAGHKLLKIKLEAGQEMELCIMLLECCSQERTYLRNYGLWGQRFCMINKVYQENFEKCFVQQYSMIHRLETNKLRNVALFFAHLLATDALHWHVLAYIRLTEEDTTSSSRIFIKILFQELSEHFGIRLLNDRLNDPTMQESFDSIFPKDNPKNTRFAINFFTQIGLGGITENLRAYLKNVQRLIMQQKKSVSESSSGSSCDESESESSSSSSEEDTRRKRMRH; encoded by the exons ATGGATGCAGAGAATTACCGCAGAGATGAGGAGGACCACTATGAAAATTATAGGGTTTCTGGAAGAGAAGAAGAACGTAGGAGGGAGAAGGAAAGAGATAGGAGGGTTAATAACGCAGGCGAAGAAAATCATAAGAATGAGGATTCTAAAGTGTCAAAGCAAGAAGGGAATATGATTACACAGACGGGAAGGAGGGGAGGAGTTTATATTCCCCCTTTCAAGTTGGCGAGGATGATGAAGGAGATACAGGATAAAAGCTCAGTTGAATACCAAAGAATTACTTGGGATGCTCTTAGGAAGAGTATAAATGGGTTGGTGAACAAAGTGAAT AACCCTAATATAAAGAACATAATTCCGGAATTGTTTGCTGAGAACCTGATTCGTGGAAGAG GTCTGTTTTGCCGGTCCTGTATGAAGTCCCAAATGGCTTCTCCTGGTTTTACAGATGTATTTGCAGCATTAGTTGCCGTTGTGAACATTAGGTTTCCAGTGGTAGGTAATCTTCTCTTGAGGAGAATTATATTACAACTCCAAAGAGCATACAAACGAAACGATAAGCCCCAGTTATTGGCAGCAGTTAAATTTATAGCTCACCTCGTGAACCAGGAAGTAATCCATGAGCTAATTGCTCTGGAATTACTTGCTGTTTTACTGGAAAATCCATCAGATGACAGTGTTGAAGTTGCTGTTGGTTTTGTTACTGAGTGTGGATCCATGCTGCAAGACCTCACCCCCCGTGGGTTGCATGGTATCTTTGAGCGCTTTCGTGGGATACTCCACGAAGGAGAGATAGATAAAAGGGTTCAGTTCTTAATCGAAGGCCTCTTTGCATTGCGTAAAGCAAAGTTTCAGGGGTACCCTGCGGTACGTCCAGAGCTTAATCTAGTAGAGCAAGTAGATCAGTTGACCCATGAAATATCTTTCCAAGATACTATAGATCCTGAAATTGCTCTTGATATTTTTAAGCCAGATTCTAACTTCTTAGAGAATGAAAAAAAGTATGAAGAATTGAAAACCGCAATCCTAGGTGAGGAATCTGAGGAAGAAGGGAATTCTCATGCTGAGTCtggggatgatgatgatgatgaagaagaagaagaagaagaggatgaagagcaaatgaaattaaaagacGAGACTGAAACAAACTTAGTCAACCTTAGGAGAACTATCTATCTAACAATTATGTCCACTGTTGGCTTTGATGAAGCAGGTCATAAGCTGTTGAAAATTAAACTTGAGGCTGGTCAAGAGATGGAGTTATGCATAATGCTTTTAGAGTGCTGCAGTCAGGAGAGAACATACCTCCGCAACTATGGTCTTTGGGGGCAGCGTTTTTGCATGATCAACAAAGTTTACCAGGAGAACTTTGAGAAGTGTTTTGTGCAACAATACTCGATGATTCACCGTCTGGAAACAAATAAACTGCGAAATGTTGCCTTGTTTTTTGCACATCTGCTTGCAACTGATGCATTGCATTGGCATGTTCTGGCTTACATACGGCTTACAGAAGAAGACACTACCTCTTCTTCTCGCATATTTATCAAGATTCTCTTTCAGGAATTGTCCGAACACTTTGGGATTCGCTTGTTGAATGACCGTCTTAATGACCCAACAATGCAGGAATCGTTTGACTCAATATTTCCAAAGGATAATCCAAAAAATACTCGGTTTGCAATCAATTTCTTCACACAAATCGGTCTGGGTGGGATTACAGAAAATCTCAGGGCATATTTGAAGAATGTGCAGCGCCTAATAATGCAACAAAAGAAATCTGTTTCAGAATCGAGTTCTGGCTCCTCCTGCGATGAGTCCGAATCTGAATCATCTAGCTCTAGCTCTGAGGAAGATACACGAAGGAAACGGATGAGACATTAG